CCCCTCGCCGCGGCGCAGCTGATCACGCTCGTTGCGATCCTCGCCGTCGCGGGCGCGCTCGCCCTGGCACGGCGGGGCGGGGCCGCATCACCCCTGTCGCCGGCGTTGCAAACCGTGCTGTTGATGCTCCTCGCCGGTGCGCTCGACGCCGGCGGCAACGCCTTCTTTCTGCTGGCCGAGCACGCCGGCCGCCTCGACGTGGCCGCGGTGCTCGCGTCGCTGTATCCGGCCTCCACGGTGGTGCTGGCGCGCGCGGTGCTCAACGAACGGGTCTCCCGCACGCAGGCGGTCGGGATCGTGGCCGCGCTTGCGTCGATTCCGCTGATCGCCGGGTGAGCGTTCAAGGGCTACCCGGACCCTCGGCTCCGCCTTCGCCCCGCCCGCCTCGCCGCCGGGGGCCTTCGCCCGCTCGAGTGTGCCGAGCCCCCGGGTTGTCCCGGCGCCGCAGCGCCCGCGGATCGTGCCGCCGAACCGACTGCGATGTCCCAGGCGTCGAAGGGTCTGAGGGCGGGAAGCTGCGCGGCGCTCGGATCCACGTTCGGGACGGCATAGTACTCGCCGTGAATGCCGCCGGACGTCACCTCGATGCGCAGATATCCGTGATTGGAGTCGCAGAAGCGCTCCAGGGTGCCCTCCGAACCGGGCATTTGGATCGGCGGCTTCGCGCTGTGAAATTCCTGCGCGAGGATGTGAAGCTTCGAATTGTATCCGCCGGCGCCGGCGACGACGAAGCTGACATCCCGGCCCGCCAGAGGGGCCGTGAACCGTTGATAGTTGTGGACGTGGCCGGTCAGCACGAGGTCGGGAATTCGTCCGGCCGCGCCGCAGGCGGCGTCCAGCAGGTCTTTGAGATGCTGGCTCCCCGGGTGAGGTCCATAGGCGGAGTAAATCGGGTGGTGAACCGTCACGATGAGCGCGCGGTCCGCCGGCGCGGCGGCCAGCTCGGATTGAAACCAAGCGGCCTGCGCTGCACCGACCTGCCCACCCTCGGGACAGTTGCTGTACAATCCGATGATCGTCGCAAGCTCGGCGTCGAGCACCCAGAACACGTTCGGCTGTGTCATCGTCTGTCGCGCCGAGTCTTGAGCTTCCGGCGTATGGATCGGCGTCTGTGAGCAAAAGTTGCGGATGAAAGCCGCCAAAGAGGGCTCCGGAGCCGTGGAGTTCACGT
The bacterium genome window above contains:
- a CDS encoding metallophosphoesterase, giving the protein MERDFATSGDLSRNPSFFYHLGDVVYYAGETPNYYFEFYESYNLYPAPIFAIPGNHDGDVNSTAPEPSLAAFIRNFCSQTPIHTPEAQDSARQTMTQPNVFWVLDAELATIIGLYSNCPEGGQVGAAQAAWFQSELAAAPADRALIVTVHHPIYSAYGPHPGSQHLKDLLDAACGAAGRIPDLVLTGHVHNYQRFTAPLAGRDVSFVVAGAGGYNSKLHILAQEFHSAKPPIQMPGSEGTLERFCDSNHGYLRIEVTSGGIHGEYYAVPNVDPSAAQLPALRPFDAWDIAVGSAARSAGAAAPGQPGGSAHSSGRRPPAARRAGRRRSRGSG